Part of the Melospiza melodia melodia isolate bMelMel2 unplaced genomic scaffold, bMelMel2.pri scaffold_466, whole genome shotgun sequence genome is shown below.
tagtccctgggctgtccccagtgtccccacggtgtccctgcagtccctgggctgtccctgggctgtccccagtgtccccacggtgtccctgcagtccctgggctgtccctgtgctgtccccagtgtccccacggtgtccctgggctgtccccattgtccccatgctcattgtccctgggctgtccctgatctgtcccctgatgtcccatCTGTAccgccctgtccctgtccccagggctgtccccgtgtccccatggtccctgtcctggctgtcctgtgtctgtcctggggctgtccccattgtccctacggtgtccctgtcctggctgtccctgtggtgtccccaatgtcccgtctgtgtccccctgtccctgtgtccccccggtgtccctgctgcccctgttctggctgtccccagctgtccctgggccgtccccagtgtccccacggtgtcgcTGTCCCCACAGTCACTGTCCTGGCTGTCctgtggtgtccctgtccccagagatGTCCCCATGTCTCTctggtgtccccgctgtccctgtcctggctgcctctggggctgtccccgggctgtccccaatgtccccaggctgtccctgtccccacgctccctgtcctggctgtccccgatgtccccacgctccctgtcctggctgtccctggggctgtccccacgctccctgtccccgggctgtccccaatatccccgcgctgtccccgtgtccccaggacctGCTGCAGAAGTACTCCTACATCCGCAAGACGCGGCCGGACGGGAATTGCTTCTACCGCGCCTTCGGCTTCGCGCACCTGGAGGCGCTGCTGGAGGACGGCCAGGAGCTGCAGCGGTGAGGGCGCCCCAAAACCAGCCAAAACAGCCCGGAACTGCCAAAAAACGGCACAAAACGGCCCAAAATAGCCTGAGACTGCCAAAAAAACGGCACAAAATAACCTGAAACTGCCAAAAAAAGGCACAAACCGGCCCAAAATAACCTGAAACTGCCAAAAAACGGCCCAAAATAACCTGAAACAGCCACAAAATGGCACAAAACGGCCCAAAATAACCAAAAACGGCACAAAACGGCCCAAAATAACCCGAAACTGCCAAAAAACTGCCCAAAATAACCTGAGACTGCCAAAAAACGGCACAAAACGGCCCAAAATAACCAAAAACGGCACAAAACGGCCCAAAATAACCTGAAACTGCCAAAAAGCTGCACAAAATAACCTGAAACTGCCAAAAAACGGCACAAAATAACCTGAAACTGCCAAAAAACTGCACAAAATAACCTGAAACTGCCAAAAAACTGCACAAACCGGCCCCAAAATAACCTGAAACAGCCCGAAACACCCAAAAACCACCCTGAACCAGCCCAAAAATAACCTGAAACAGCCCAAAGCCAGCCCAAAAACAGCCCTAAAACACCCTGAAACAGcccaaaaccagcacaggaaTAACCTGGAGCACCCCAAAAATGACCTGAAACTGCCCCAAAATAACCTGGAACAGCCCAAAAATaacctgagggaccccaaaatacaCCCAGGGATCCCAAAACAGCCCAGGGACCCAAAAATACCCCCGAAAATACCCCTGGACACCACAAAACACCCAGAGACCCCCGCCCAGACCCCCATAAATCACCCCCTGCGCCCCCCCAGcaccctctgagcccccagacCCTTTGGGTGCCCCCCAAGCCCCTCAGACCCTTCTGGATGCCCCCAGCCCCCTCTGGGTGCCCCCCTGAGCCCTTTGGGTGCCCCCAGACCCTTTTGAGTGCCCCCCAAGCCCCCCTTGGTGCCCCCTTTTGGTGCCCCCCAGGTTCCCCCAGACCCCTCTGGgtaccccccaaacccccctccccCGCCGAGCCCTttgggtgcccccagcccccttttaggtgcccccagccccattttgagcgccccccgtgccccccttgGTGCCCCCCAGGTTCAAGGAGGTGTCGGCGCGCAGCAAGGAGGAGCTGGTGGCTCAGGGCTTCACCGAGTTCACCATCGAGGACTTCCACAAcacggtggggctgggggctctgggggctctgggggctctgggggctctgggggctcaggagggtcctgggggctctgggggctcaggagggtcctGGGGGGCTTTGAGGGGGTTCTGAAGGGGTCCTGGGGGGGCTtcaggaggggctctgggggtgaCACAGCTGCGTGTGACAGGCGTGacgctgtgtgtgtgtgacccagGTGTGTGataggtgtgacacaggtgacacatggGTGTGAATGACAGATGTTACATAGGTGTGACATACGTGTGACAcgccagtgacacacaggtgacacacaggtgtgaCAGATGTTACATAggtgtgacacacaggtgacacacaggtgtgaCAGATGTTACATTTCCAGCTGATGGAGCTGATCGAGCGCATGGAGCGCCGCgtgtgtgtgacaggtgtgacacaggtgtgacacaggtgtgacacaggtgacacaggtgtgacacaggtgtgacagatGTTACATTTCCCAGCTGATGGAGCTGATCGAGCGCGTGGAGCGCCGCgtgtgtgtgacaggtgtgacccAGGTGTGACCCAGGTGTAACAGATGTTACataggtgtgacacaggtgtgacacagattacacaggtgtgacacaggtgtgacaggtgacacaggtgacacacaggtgtctGTCCCCCAGCTGATGGAGCTGATTGAGCGCGTGGAGCGCCGCGTGTGTGTGACAGATGTTATGTaaatgtgacacaggtgtgacaggtgtgacacaggtgtgacaggtgacacaggtgtgacacaggtgtgacccaggtgtgacacaggtgtgacacaggtgtgacagatGTTACATTTCCCAGCTGATGGAGCTGATCGAGCGCGTGGAGCGCCGCGTGTGTGTGACAGGTGTTATGTaaatgtgacacaggtgtgacaggtgtgacacaggtgtgacaggtgacacaggtgtgacacagtgtgacccaggtgtgacccaggtgtgacacaggtgtgacagatGTTACATTTCCCAGCTGATGGAGCTGATCGAGCGCGTGGAGCGCCGCGTGTGTGTGACAGATGTTATGTaaatgtgacacaggtgtgacaggtgtgacacaggtgtgacaggtgacacaggtgtgacacaggtgtgacccaggtgtgacccaggtgtgacacaggtgtgacagatGTTACATTTCCCAGCTGATGGAGCTGATCGAGCGCGTGGAGCGCCGCGTGTGTGTGACAGGTGTTATGTaaatgtgacacaggtgtgacccaggtgtgacccaggtgtgacaggtgacacacaggtgtgacaggtgtctGTCCCCCAGCTGATGGAGCTGATCGAGCGCGTGGAGCGCCGCGTGTGTGTGACAGATGTTATGTaaatgtgacacaggtgtgacacaggtgtgacacagattacacaggtgtgacacaggtgtgacacaggtgacacaggtgacacacaggtgtgacaggtgtctGTCCCCCAGCTGATGGAGCTGATCGAGCGCGTGGAGCGCCGCGTGCCGCTGCCCGAGCTGCTGGCGGCGTTCAACGAGCCGGCCACGTCCGATTACCTGGTGGTTTACCTGCGCCTGCTGACCTCGGGCTGCCTGCAGCGCCACCGGCGCTTCTTCGAGCAGTTCCTGGAGGGCGGCCGCAGCATCAAGGAGTTCTGCCAGCAGGTACGGGCACCTGGGCACCTGGGCACTGTGTGTGGGGCAcctggcagctctgccagcaggtacggccacctgggcactgtctgagggcacctgggcactgtctgagggcacctgggcacctgggcactgtgtgtggggcacctgggcactgtACCTGGGCACTGTACCTGGGGCAcctggcagctctgccagcaggtacGGCACCTGGGCACCTGGGCACtgtctgagggcacctgggcactgTACCTGAGCACTGTGTGAGGGCACTTGGGCATTGTCTGTGGGGTACCTGGTAGCTCTGCCAGCACGTACGGACACCTGGCGTACCTGGGCAGTGTCTGAGAGGCACCTGGGCACCTGTATCTGGGGCACCTCTCCACTGTGTGTGGGCATCTGAGACACCTGGGCACTGCGGGAGGGcacctgaggcacctgggcattGTCTGTGGGGTACCTGTAGCTCTGCCAGCACATACGGGCACCTGGGCACTgtgtgagggcacctgggcactgTACCTGGGCACTGTGTGAGAGCACCTGGGCACTGTGTGAGGGCACCTGGCAGTTCTGCCAGCAGGTACGAACACCTGGGGCACCTGGCACTGTACCCGGGCACTTCTGTCACCATGTCTGGAGCACCCGGGGCACCTGGGCACGTGCTGGTGTGCAAGGAGAGCGACCGCATCCACATCATCGCTGTCACTGACCAatatctgtctgtccatctgtctgtccgtGCCTTTCAGGAGGTGGAGCCCATGTCCTTCACAcctcactgaccacactgaccagtgtccgtctgtctgtccatctgtcccttTCAGTAGCTGGAGCCCATGTGCAAGGAGGGCGACCCCAATGACCATTTGTCCCTTTCAGTAGCTGGAGCCCATGTGCAAGGAGGGCGACCCCAATGACCATTGTCACTGAccagtgtccgtctgtccgtcccctGCAGAGGTGGAGCCCATGTGCAAGGAGGGCGACCACATCCACATCATCGCTGTCACTGaccagtgtctgtctgtctgtccgtctgtctgtcccttTCAGTAGCTGGAGCCCATGTGCAAGGAGAGCGACCCCAATGACCATTGTCACTGaccagtgtctgtctgtctgtctgtctgtccgtgcctTTCAGGAGGTGGAGCCCATGTGCAAGGAGAGCGACCACATCCACACCATCGCTGTCACTGACCCctctctgtccgtctgtctgtctgtccgtctgtctgtctgcaggagTGGAGCCCATGTGCAAGGAGAGCGACCGCATCCACATCATCGCTGTCACTGAccaatgtctgtctgtctgtccgtctgtctgtcccctgCAGGAGGTGGAGCCCATGTGCAAGGAGAGCGACCACATCCACATCATCGCGCTGGCGCGGGCGCTGCACGTCTCCATCCTGGTGGAGTACATGGACCGGGGCGAGGGCGGCGCCACCAACCCGCACGTGTTCCCCGAGGGCTCCCAGCCCCGCGTCTGCCTCCTCTACCGCCCCGGGCACTACGACATCCTCTACAAGTGACCCCCGGCCCGAGACCCCCGCCCCGggcacccccgggacccccgagccccgccggccccgccccacCCACCCCAAATAAAGATGTGGCTGCGCCCCCCACCCAGACCCCACCGAGGGATGAGTGGGGCCGGTTatttggggaggggagggaggggagggggtgtTGGGGAggggttatttggggaggggttgtTTGGGGAGGGGGAGGTCGGGGAGGGGGAGGTCGGGGAGGGGTTATTTGGGAGGGGGTGTTTGGGGAggggttatttggggagggggaggtCGGGGAggggttatttggggagggggtgtttggggaggggttatttggggagggggaggtCGGGGAGGGGGTGTTTGGGGAGGGGGATGTCGGGGAGGGGGTGTTTGGGGAGGGGCTGTTTGGGGAGGGTTGTTTATTTGGGAgggggaggtcagggaggggaaggtCGGGGAGGGGCTGTTTGGGGAGGGGTtgtttatttggggagggggtgtttggggaggggttatttggggagggggtttggggaggggtgTTTGGGAggggttatttggggaggggttgtTTATTTGGGAGGGGGTGTTTGGGAGGGGGAGGTCGGGGAGGGGTTGTTTATTTGGGAGGGGGTGTTTGGGGAGGGGGAGGTCGGGGAGGGGTtgtttatttggggagggggaggtcggggagggggtgtttggggaggggttatttggggagggggtgtTTGGGGAGGGGGAGGTCGGGGAAGGGGGTGGGAGGGGGGGGGGTTGGATGCTCTGGAGGGTGGAGAGGGGAGTTGGGCAAATGAGGGGGTGGGgaaggggatttgggatggggaaggggcagtttggggtggaagggggTGGGGAGGGGTAGTTTGGGCAAGTGAAGGGGGGAAGGGGCAGTTTGGGTGAGGAGGGCAGTTTGGGTGGGAGGGGGCAGTTTGGGTGGGGAGGGGCAGTTTGGTGGGGAAGGGGCAGTTTGGGTGAGGAGGGGCAGTTTGGGGTGGGGAAGGGGCAGTTTGGGGTGGGGAAGGggcagtttgggtgggaaggggtgGGGAGGGGTAGTTTGGGGCAAGTGAAGGGGGAAGGGGCAGTTTGGGTGGGGAGGGGCAGTtagggtggggagggggcagtttggtggggagggggcagttTGGGTGAGGAGGGCAGTTTGGGGTGGGGAAGGGGCAGTTTGAGGCGGAGGGGGGAGTTGGGGCAGTTGAGAGGGTGGCAGGAGGTTGGGACCCCCCTTTTGGGGGCAATTGAGGGGGTCGGGGACCcccttttggggcagttttgggggtcgAAGTGGGGGAAAGGGAGTTGGGGGACCCCTTTGGGTGACACCCGGGGGTCTCTGAggtttgggggggtctggggggggcagatttggggagggggcgccACAGGTgcgagaccccccccccccctcctcacTGTGAGGGGGCGCAGgagcccccccgggacccccaaatcctccccacaCCGGGGGCAGGGTCCTTCCTGAAACCCAAGGCACGAatcgccccctccccaaattccagcCGTGCCCCGGATTCCCCCGGTACCGGGGACGGTCCCGGTCCTGCCCCTCCACCCAAATTCCCGGTACCGGGGGGCGGTCCCGGTTTGATCCATcccaccccccaaatcccccccggtACCGGGTACTGGGGGGGGCGGTCCCGGTCCATCCCACCCCTCCAATTCCCTCCGGTACCGGAGGCAGTCCCGGTCCAttcacccccccccccaaatccccggtACCGAGGGGCGGTCCCGGTTCGGTTCGGTCAATCCCCCGGTACCGAGGGGCGGTCCCGGTTCGGTTCGGTCAATCCCCGGTACCGGCGGGCGGTCCCGGTTCGGTTCGGTCAATCCCCCGGTACCGGGGGGCGGTCCCGGTTCGGTTCGGTCAATCCCCCGGTACCGGGGACGTCCCGGTTCGGTTCGGTCAATCCCCCGGTACCGAGGGGCGGTCCCGGTTCGGTTCGGTCAATCCCCGGTACCGGGGGGCGGTCCCCGGTTCGGTTCGGTCCATCCCCCGGTACCGGGGGGCGGTCCCGGTTCGGTTCGGTCCATCCCCCGGTACCGGGGGGCGGTCCCGGTTCGGTTCGGTCCATCCCCCGGTACCGGGGGGCGGTCCCGGTTCGGTTCGGTCCATCCCCCGGTACCGGGGGGCGGTCCCGGTTGGGTTCGGTCCATCCCCCGGTACCGGGGGGCGGTCCCGGTCATTCCCCCCCGCACCGGGggcggtcccggtcccggtcctgcccccccccccccccccccccctcccctccgccgccgccgcctccccacgcccgcagccgccgccgccgacCGCCGGGCCCGCACGCGCCGGCCGGAGCCGCCCGGTAAGGACccccggacccctccccaaaccGGGACCCCCTCCCgaaccgggacccctccccaaacccaTCCCCGGTACCCGCGGATGCTCGGCGCTGGGAATGGCGGGGGGGGGGGAGGCTCCGCtgggccggagcggggcccgaTCCCACCCGAGACCCCCTCGGAGCGACCCCCCCGCAGCCAGAGATCCCCCCCACAcacagagacccctccccaaccaAGGACCCCCCCCAAACCCGCCgggtcccctccccccccccccccccattgccAGGGATGCTCCAGCCATTCCGGGGGGAGGGGCCCGGGCGGccaaaaggggaggggggaaccAGGAGCGGCCCGAGACCCCCCCtgaggatccccaaatcccccgggacccccccaaaaccatcccggtaccgggaccccccccaaaccccgcCGGTaccgggggggggggaggggagggaccgTCCGGTAGGGGGGAGGGAAGGAAGAGGGGTCGGGGGCTCTGACCCCCCCCCAAAacgcccccagacccccccaaacACCTCCCGGGACCCCCCGAacaccccccgggacccccccagagctccaggagggggggggggcaggATGGGGGGGCAGCGACCCCTCCCCGAATTTCCATGGACCCCCCCCTCCCAAAGACCCCCCTAAGGCTCACGGGGGGTTCACCtggggtgtcacctgtgtccccccccggaggtgtcactgtcacctgtcccCCCCCAATAGATGTCACctgggggtgtcactgtcacctgtgtcccccccgggaggtgtcactgtcacctgtgtcccccccCATAGATGTCACctgggggtgtcactgtcacctgacCCCCCCCCcgagccctcagccctggggaagggggggggggcacTAACGATGCGCCGCTAATGAGGGGGGGGTTCATTAACCACGCTGCTAATTAACCCCGGGGGGGGGTGAGGGAAGGGCTCGCACACCTGAGTCCTGCCGGGTGCCGCGTTAAAAGGGGAGGGGGTGTCACAGacggacccccccccccccccagggctCTGACGCCCCTCCCCACCCGCAGCGCCCCcccccggcggggcgggggggccATGGAGCACCGGGCCCGGTGaacggggaggaggaggaggagcccggGGGGAGCGACAGGAGCCAGGTACGGCCCCGCCCCCCGGACACACCTGGAGGGATGGggggacccccccccaaaatgGGCAGGGGGCGTTTGGGGTGTTCTTGGTCTGGGTGGGGGGTCGGGGGGGGGTTAGGAAATATTGGGGGGGGCTATAATGGGGGGGGGCTATAATGGGGGGGAGGGGTCCCTGTGCTCTCTGTGGGGTcaggctgggggtcctggtcccCCTCTaattgggggggggggtcctGCTTTACATTTGGGGTTAAGCTGGGGTCCCGGTCCCCCTTTAGAAGGGGATGCTGAGGGGGGGTCCTGCCTTATGTTTGGGGTCAGGCTGGGGGTCCTGATCCCCCTTTAATGGGGAGGGTCCTGCCTTTCATTTGGGGTcaggctgggggtcctggtcccCGTTTAATGAGGGGGTCCTGCCTTATATTTGGGGTCAACATGGGGGTTGTGATCTCCCTTTAATGGGGGGGGGTCCTGCCTTTCATTTGGGGTCAGGCTGGGGAGGGGCCACACCCCCAGGGTGGTCTCACGACCaccccccctccccacccctccgacCCCTCCcctttctccccctcctcccacaggccacccacccacccatggccccccctccctgtcccctccccgtcCCCCGGTCACCGCGGGGGGGGGGACCCCAAAGACCGCTGACCATCGCGACCACCCTGCTGACCACTGCCCTCACCGTGCTGACCACCCTGCTGACCATCGCGACCACCCTGCTCGTCCCCCTGCTGACCACCGTGACCACCGTGCTGACCACCCTGCTGCTGACCACCGCGACCACCGTGGCCATCGTCCCCCTGCTGACCACTGCGACCACCCTGCTGACCACTGCCCTCACCGTGCTGACCACCCTGCTGACCATCGCGACCACCCTGCTCGTCCCCCTGCTGACCACCGTGACCACCGTGCTGACCACTGCGACCACTGTGGCCATCGTCCCCTGCTGAGCACTGTGACCACCCTGCTGACCACTGGAATCCCCCTGCTGCTGACCACCGTGACCACCCTGCTCGTCCCCCTGCTGACCACTGTGACCACTGCGACCACCCTGCTGCTGACCACTACCATCACCCTGCTGACCACTGGAATCCCCCGGCTGACCACTGGAATCCCCCTGCTGACCACCGGCATTTCCCGGCTGACCCCCGGCCTCCCCCGGCTGCCCACCACGACCGCCATCCCCCTGCtgaccctcaccctgctggccgccgccgcccccgtgTCCGCCTGCCCCGCCGTTTGCCGCTGCTCCGGCGGCCGCGTTTACTGCAACGACCGCGGGCTGACGGCCGTGCCCGAGGGGCTCCCTCCCGGCGCCACCACGCTGTTCCTGCAGAACAACCG
Proteins encoded:
- the OTUB1 gene encoding ubiquitin thioesterase OTUB1; translated protein: DLLQKYSYIRKTRPDGNCFYRAFGFAHLEALLEDGQELQRFKEVSARSKEELVAQGFTEFTIEDFHNTLMELIERVERRVPLPELLAAFNEPATSDYLVVYLRLLTSGCLQRHRRFFEQFLEGGRSIKEFCQQEVEPMCKESDHIHIIALARALHVSILVEYMDRGEGGATNPHVFPEGSQPRVCLLYRPGHYDILYK